A single region of the Planifilum fulgidum genome encodes:
- a CDS encoding dipeptidase — MRWIDGHCDVLWKMWEAREPISFYDADSPLDVRFPKARAVGIGLQVFALFVSPKMPKESIWDAVLRQVDLFHEEIVRDGSEVAAIGSAAQLENLKDSGKMGALLSLEGADALAGELYRLRVLHRLGVRQLGLTWNHANEAADGVEEDRGGGLTRFGRTLVEEVTRLRMILDVSHLSERGFWDVMEFSDVPVIASHSNCHAVCPHRRNLKDGQIRALVEKEGIMGIAFVPQFVHEPKEEAAVEHLFRHIDHVCELGGERILAFGSDFDGISHKIGGLEDVGSLPYLEEQLLKRYPEHWVRRWMWGNWYDFYRKHLP, encoded by the coding sequence ATGCGGTGGATCGACGGCCACTGTGACGTGCTGTGGAAAATGTGGGAAGCCCGGGAACCGATCTCCTTCTACGATGCGGATTCCCCGCTGGACGTCCGTTTTCCAAAGGCCCGGGCCGTGGGGATCGGTCTGCAGGTCTTTGCCCTGTTTGTTTCTCCGAAGATGCCGAAGGAATCGATTTGGGACGCCGTCCTGCGCCAGGTGGATCTGTTTCACGAGGAGATCGTCCGCGACGGCAGCGAAGTGGCGGCGATCGGTTCGGCAGCCCAGCTGGAAAATTTGAAGGATTCGGGCAAAATGGGAGCCCTGCTGTCTTTGGAAGGGGCCGACGCCTTGGCCGGGGAGTTGTACCGATTGCGCGTGCTTCACCGGTTGGGGGTCCGCCAGCTGGGACTTACGTGGAATCACGCCAATGAGGCGGCCGACGGCGTGGAAGAGGACCGGGGCGGAGGACTGACCCGATTCGGTCGGACGTTGGTGGAAGAGGTGACCCGCCTCCGGATGATTCTGGACGTGTCCCACCTTTCGGAACGGGGGTTTTGGGATGTGATGGAATTTTCCGATGTCCCCGTCATCGCTTCCCATTCCAACTGCCACGCGGTCTGTCCGCACAGGCGCAATCTGAAGGACGGACAAATCCGCGCCCTGGTCGAAAAGGAGGGGATCATGGGCATCGCCTTTGTGCCCCAATTCGTGCATGAGCCGAAGGAAGAGGCCGCCGTGGAGCACCTCTTCAGGCACATCGACCATGTGTGCGAACTGGGCGGGGAGCGCATTCTGGCATTCGGCTCCGATTTTGACGGCATCTCGCACAAGATCGGCGGACTGGAAGATGTAGGGAGCCTTCCCTATCTGGAAGAGCAACTGCTGAAGCGTTATCCGGAGCATTGGGTAAGGCGTTGGATGTGGGGCAACTGGTACGATTTTTACCGGAAACATCTCCCCTAA
- a CDS encoding RecX family transcriptional regulator produces MTTDEWVITRIERLPGRPRYRIYIGDSRRLTVDEDVLIKCGLTKGMAVDPDLLASILETEEWSRARKLALRYLAAKRRTSRELEQMLRRKGVSSAHIQSIVEEFQRFRYLDDRAFARDWVEERRRRKGYGAARIRRELEEKGVSEELIAEALGEVDEEDEYRLAMEVAERRVSRMRSHPWPVLERRLGRQLLNRGFSPTVVCEVLERVRSIHRNEEG; encoded by the coding sequence ATGACGACGGACGAATGGGTGATCACCCGGATCGAACGGCTGCCGGGTCGGCCGCGGTATCGGATCTATATCGGCGATTCCCGCCGGCTTACCGTGGATGAGGACGTTCTGATCAAATGCGGACTGACCAAAGGAATGGCGGTCGATCCCGACCTGCTGGCTTCGATTCTGGAGACGGAGGAGTGGAGCCGGGCCCGGAAGCTGGCGCTTCGCTATCTCGCCGCAAAGCGGCGGACTTCCCGGGAGCTGGAACAGATGCTCCGGAGGAAGGGGGTTTCATCCGCCCACATTCAATCCATCGTGGAGGAGTTTCAACGCTTCCGTTATCTTGATGATCGGGCCTTTGCCCGGGATTGGGTGGAGGAGCGGAGGAGACGGAAGGGGTATGGAGCGGCGCGGATTCGCCGGGAGCTGGAGGAGAAAGGCGTTTCGGAGGAGCTGATCGCCGAGGCGTTGGGGGAAGTGGATGAGGAGGATGAGTACCGCCTCGCCATGGAAGTGGCGGAACGCCGGGTTTCCCGGATGCGATCCCATCCCTGGCCCGTCCTGGAGCGCCGGTTGGGCCGTCAGCTGTTGAATCGCGGCTTTTCTCCGACCGTGGTGTGCGAGGTGCTGGAGCGCGTCCGGTCCATCCATCGGAATGAGGAGGGATGA
- the recA gene encoding recombinase RecA, producing the protein MSDRRQALEMALRQIEKQFGKGSIMRMGEAANIQVETVSSGALGLDIALGVGGYPRGRIIEIYGPESSGKTTVALHAIAEVQKIGGQAAFIDAEHALDPVYAQRLGVNIDELLLSQPDTGEQALEIAEALVRSGAIDIIVIDSVAALVPKAEIEGEMGDSHVGLQARLMSQALRKLSGVISKSKAIAIFINQVREKVGVMFGNPETTPGGRALKFYSSIRLEVRRAETIKQGSEMVGNRTRIKVVKNKVAPPFKQADVDIMYGEGISKEASVLDIAADLDIVSKSGAWYSFGGERLGQGRENAKQFLKEHPEVCAQIEAAIREHYGLPVPKRAEDDSTEELSRE; encoded by the coding sequence ATGTCTGACCGCCGTCAGGCTTTGGAGATGGCTCTGAGGCAGATCGAGAAGCAGTTTGGCAAAGGTTCGATCATGAGGATGGGGGAAGCGGCCAACATTCAGGTGGAGACGGTGTCCAGCGGCGCCTTGGGCCTGGACATCGCCCTGGGGGTGGGCGGTTATCCCCGCGGACGGATCATTGAAATATATGGGCCCGAGTCGTCGGGGAAGACGACGGTGGCTCTTCACGCCATCGCCGAGGTTCAGAAAATCGGGGGACAAGCCGCCTTCATCGATGCGGAGCATGCGCTGGATCCGGTGTATGCCCAGCGGCTGGGGGTCAATATCGACGAGTTGCTCTTGTCCCAGCCGGATACGGGGGAACAGGCGCTGGAGATTGCCGAGGCGCTGGTTCGCAGCGGGGCGATCGACATCATCGTGATCGATTCGGTGGCGGCATTGGTCCCGAAGGCGGAGATCGAGGGAGAGATGGGGGATTCCCATGTGGGGCTCCAGGCCCGCCTCATGTCCCAGGCGCTCCGGAAACTGTCGGGGGTGATCAGCAAATCGAAGGCGATCGCCATCTTCATCAACCAGGTGCGGGAAAAGGTGGGGGTGATGTTCGGAAACCCGGAGACGACTCCCGGTGGGCGCGCCCTCAAGTTTTACTCCAGCATCCGTCTGGAGGTGCGCCGCGCGGAGACGATCAAGCAAGGAAGCGAAATGGTGGGGAACCGCACCCGGATCAAAGTGGTGAAGAACAAGGTGGCGCCTCCCTTTAAACAGGCGGACGTGGACATCATGTACGGCGAGGGGATTTCGAAGGAGGCGAGCGTGTTGGACATCGCCGCGGATTTGGACATCGTGAGCAAAAGCGGCGCCTGGTATTCCTTTGGCGGGGAACGCCTGGGACAAGGGCGGGAGAATGCCAAACAGTTTTTGAAGGAGCATCCTGAAGTGTGCGCGCAGATAGAGGCCGCGATCCGGGAGCACTACGGGCTGCCCGTCCCCAAGCGGGCGGAGGATGATTCCACGGAGGAACTTTCCCGCGAATGA
- a CDS encoding AAA family ATPase, with the protein MKRFKGLVIENFQSHERTEIAFSEGLNVFVGPSDSGKSAILRALRWVLYNQPRGSDFIRTGASRCRVTLILSDGTHIVRERSSSVNRYLIRDPEGKERIFEGFGSDVPREVLEAHGMIPLQLDEDRELTLQIAQQLEGPFLLSESGGTRARSIGRISGAHLLDLAQNETARDQRSVSSRIRFVEEEMKRREEELKPYEVLPRFREQLNRAAALREEAGRKMELLERLRGLKERWEDCRSEMTRERRRLVSLSKVPEAEKIFSRLMEDGARLSRIRKRADDWRRGREEKAHWQMVRFRTTRLGEGAQRIAEAERLLERRNRLRRLRDNRLHLVREMDRERRVVERTVSLPAASLLVDDLGDAVFKLRKLERGKKHWVDAEGERAEVERTLRRLEGVQKAEALWEGAEASSRLHQALVDRRKRLLELRERIEKGMRYIAEREEEIRRKSEEMIRAFERMGRCPTCGMRFGPDLLKHLAEELQGGESGAAAGKGDSGASQGFGRGEGSAQPGGGQTGVAGTAGKGDPAGVGGARSGTGSPGRGDRPAGAGDR; encoded by the coding sequence TTGAAGCGGTTTAAGGGGCTTGTCATCGAAAATTTCCAATCCCACGAGCGGACGGAGATCGCGTTTTCCGAAGGGCTCAACGTGTTCGTCGGCCCCTCGGACAGCGGGAAGAGCGCCATTTTGCGCGCCCTGCGATGGGTGCTGTACAACCAGCCCCGGGGGAGCGATTTTATCCGGACCGGCGCATCGCGCTGCCGGGTGACGCTGATTCTTTCCGACGGGACGCATATCGTCCGGGAGCGGTCCTCTTCGGTCAATCGCTATCTGATTCGGGACCCCGAGGGAAAAGAGCGGATTTTTGAAGGGTTTGGCAGCGATGTGCCCCGGGAAGTGCTGGAGGCCCACGGAATGATCCCGCTGCAGTTGGACGAGGATCGGGAGCTGACGTTGCAGATCGCCCAGCAGTTGGAGGGGCCCTTTCTCCTGTCGGAAAGCGGGGGGACGAGGGCCAGGTCGATCGGCCGCATCAGCGGGGCTCACCTCCTGGATTTGGCGCAGAACGAGACGGCCAGGGATCAGCGGTCCGTCTCCTCCCGGATCCGGTTTGTGGAAGAGGAGATGAAGCGGCGGGAGGAGGAACTGAAACCCTACGAGGTTTTGCCGCGTTTTCGGGAACAACTGAACCGGGCCGCCGCGCTGAGGGAGGAAGCGGGCCGCAAAATGGAGCTTCTCGAAAGGCTTCGCGGACTGAAGGAGCGATGGGAAGATTGCCGGAGCGAAATGACGCGGGAGCGCAGACGGCTGGTCTCCCTGTCCAAGGTGCCGGAAGCGGAGAAGATCTTCAGCCGGTTGATGGAGGATGGCGCCCGCCTGAGCCGCATCCGGAAAAGGGCTGACGATTGGCGCAGGGGGCGGGAAGAAAAGGCCCATTGGCAGATGGTGCGGTTTCGGACGACACGGTTGGGGGAAGGGGCGCAACGGATTGCCGAAGCCGAGCGGTTGCTTGAGCGGCGGAACCGGTTGCGGCGCCTGCGGGACAATCGGCTCCATCTCGTCCGGGAGATGGACCGGGAGCGCCGCGTGGTCGAACGGACGGTTTCCCTTCCCGCGGCGAGCCTCCTGGTGGATGACCTCGGGGATGCGGTGTTCAAGCTTCGAAAACTGGAGCGGGGAAAAAAGCACTGGGTCGACGCGGAAGGAGAGCGCGCGGAGGTCGAACGCACGCTGCGGCGGCTGGAAGGGGTGCAGAAGGCGGAGGCCTTGTGGGAAGGTGCCGAGGCGTCCAGCCGGCTGCACCAGGCGCTGGTGGATCGGCGAAAACGGCTTTTGGAGCTGCGGGAACGGATCGAAAAGGGGATGCGTTACATAGCGGAGCGGGAAGAGGAGATCCGGAGGAAGTCCGAAGAGATGATCCGGGCCTTTGAGCGGATGGGGCGGTGTCCCACCTGCGGCATGAGGTTCGGACCGGACTTGTTGAAACATCTCGCCGAAGAGCTTCAGGGAGGGGAGTCGGGTGCAGCAGCAGGAAAAGGAGATTCAGGCGCTTCGCAAGGCTTTGGACGAGGCGAAGGATCTGCGCAACCGGGCGGAGGTCAAACTGGAGTCGCTGGAACGGCAGGAAAAGGAGATCCTGCGGGAGTTGGAGGAGCTCGGAGTGGAACCGGATCGCCTGGACGAGGAGATCGCCCGGCTGGAGCGGGAGATCGATGA
- a CDS encoding metallophosphoesterase family protein, whose translation MRFLYVTDTHIRGTSPRSRTDDFPLAIRKKLQEVIELAHREEVDAVLHGGDLFDRPDISPAVVREFAALFRRLQVPLYMIAGNHDIYGHNPDTVDRSMLGLLDAFGTVRLLRSGEKLLLEKGGVSVQLSGQPFHYDLDKRDPALDYSVENRTGADVCIHMVHGMAVDRALPAEVPHTLVDHLWFDQVDVLLTGHYHAGFPVQRRGNRYIVNPGALARINNHPSEIRRRPQVALIDVDGEIRVRILPLRCAASGEAVLDRSYIEKAAFREEKMADFVRQLRERGNFRHMAVADILEEIARLTGVEDDVRLEALARIGRIQERFGYGEGVED comes from the coding sequence GTGCGATTTCTTTATGTGACGGACACGCATATCCGCGGAACCTCTCCCCGCAGCCGGACCGACGACTTTCCCCTTGCGATCCGGAAAAAGCTGCAGGAAGTGATTGAACTGGCCCACCGGGAAGAGGTGGATGCGGTTCTTCACGGAGGGGATCTGTTCGACCGCCCGGACATTTCGCCGGCCGTGGTGCGGGAGTTCGCCGCCCTTTTTCGCCGGTTGCAGGTTCCCCTCTACATGATCGCGGGCAATCACGACATTTACGGGCACAATCCGGACACGGTCGACCGGTCCATGCTGGGCCTGCTGGATGCCTTCGGGACCGTCCGGCTGCTGAGGAGCGGCGAGAAGCTTCTGCTGGAAAAGGGAGGAGTGTCGGTCCAGCTTTCCGGCCAGCCTTTTCATTACGATTTGGACAAGCGTGATCCGGCCCTCGATTATTCCGTGGAAAACCGGACCGGCGCCGACGTGTGCATCCACATGGTCCACGGAATGGCCGTCGACCGGGCGTTGCCCGCCGAGGTTCCCCACACCCTCGTCGACCATCTCTGGTTTGATCAGGTGGATGTGCTTCTCACCGGCCATTATCACGCCGGGTTTCCGGTGCAGCGCCGCGGAAACCGGTACATCGTCAATCCGGGGGCCCTGGCCCGGATCAACAATCATCCGTCGGAGATCCGCCGCCGTCCCCAGGTCGCCCTCATTGACGTCGACGGGGAGATCCGCGTCCGGATTCTTCCCCTTCGTTGCGCCGCCTCGGGCGAAGCGGTGCTGGATCGTTCCTACATCGAGAAGGCGGCTTTTCGGGAGGAGAAGATGGCCGATTTTGTCCGGCAGCTCCGGGAGAGGGGAAATTTTCGGCACATGGCGGTGGCCGACATCCTCGAGGAGATCGCGCGCTTGACGGGAGTGGAAGATGACGTGCGGCTCGAGGCCCTTGCCCGGATCGGCCGGATTCAGGAGCGCTTCGGATACGGGGAAGGTGTGGAGGATTGA
- the spoVS gene encoding stage V sporulation protein SpoVS, whose protein sequence is MEVLKVSAKSNPNSVAGALAGVLRERGAAEIQAIGAGALNQAVKAVAIARGFVAPSGMDLICIPAFTDIMIDGEERTAIKLIVEPR, encoded by the coding sequence ATGGAAGTATTAAAAGTTTCAGCAAAGTCCAACCCGAACTCCGTTGCCGGTGCACTTGCAGGTGTCCTGCGTGAGCGCGGGGCGGCCGAAATTCAGGCCATCGGTGCCGGTGCACTGAATCAAGCTGTAAAGGCGGTTGCGATTGCACGAGGGTTTGTGGCACCGAGCGGCATGGATCTGATCTGCATCCCGGCCTTCACCGACATCATGATCGATGGTGAAGAGCGCACGGCCATCAAGCTGATTGTAGAACCCCGGTGA
- a CDS encoding TIGR00282 family metallophosphoesterase, which yields MRVLMFGDVVGSCGRLALRHQLPRLKRSLQPDVIIANGENAAGGRGITRSILRELYELGIDCVTLGNHSWDQREIFDFIDDETRLIRPANYPEGTPGRGVAEIPVGQEVLAVINLMGRTFMPLAECPFRVVDALLRDLVKTPFILVDFHAETTSEKQAMAWHLDGRVSAVIGTHTHVQTADERILPAGTAYLTDVGMVGAYNGVIGMDRDLVLKKFRTQLPVRLESGSGPAQLNAVLIDLDRPSGRARQIRRIRIDDDHPFMD from the coding sequence ATGCGCGTGTTGATGTTCGGCGACGTGGTGGGTTCCTGCGGGCGTTTGGCCCTTCGCCATCAGCTTCCCCGGTTGAAGCGGTCTCTCCAACCGGACGTCATCATTGCCAACGGGGAAAATGCCGCGGGTGGCCGGGGGATTACCCGGTCCATTCTCCGGGAATTATATGAATTGGGGATCGATTGCGTCACCCTGGGGAACCATTCCTGGGATCAGCGGGAAATTTTCGATTTTATCGACGACGAGACGCGCCTGATTCGTCCGGCCAATTATCCCGAAGGCACTCCCGGCCGGGGTGTCGCGGAGATTCCGGTGGGGCAGGAGGTTTTGGCGGTCATCAATCTGATGGGGCGAACCTTCATGCCGCTTGCGGAATGCCCCTTCCGGGTCGTGGATGCCCTGTTGCGGGATCTGGTGAAAACCCCCTTTATTCTGGTTGATTTTCATGCCGAGACCACTTCGGAGAAGCAGGCGATGGCCTGGCATCTCGACGGGCGGGTGTCGGCGGTGATCGGCACGCACACTCATGTGCAGACGGCGGATGAACGCATTCTCCCTGCGGGAACGGCTTATCTCACCGACGTGGGCATGGTGGGTGCCTACAACGGAGTGATCGGCATGGACCGCGATCTGGTGCTGAAAAAGTTTCGGACTCAACTGCCGGTTCGGCTGGAATCGGGAAGCGGGCCGGCTCAGCTGAACGCGGTCCTGATCGATTTGGATCGCCCATCGGGACGGGCCCGTCAAATCCGGCGCATTCGGATCGATGATGATCATCCCTTCATGGATTGA
- the rny gene encoding ribonuclease Y yields MPDISILVASLIAGLIGAGLGYWGRKLTAEARIGSAEKEAERIVQNALQEAEAVKKEKVLEARDEAHALRAEAEREIREERNELHRLERRLMQKEEALDRKQDSLERREDVLNKKEREVQELLKKAEELKQEQTKELERISGLTVEEARQKILSRVEHEMRHETAQMIKEMEQQAKEEADKRARNILSLAIQRCAADHVAESTVSVVTLPNDEMKGRIIGREGRNIRTLETLTGIDLIIDDTPEAVILSGFDPIRREVARVALEKLVADGRIHPARIEEMVEKARREVDERIREYGEQATFETGVHGLHPDLIKILGRLKFRTSYGQNVLKHSIEVAHLAGLLAAELGEDVVLAKRAGLLHDIGKAIDHEVEGSHVEIGIELAKKYNEHPAVINGIASHHGDVEATCVIAVLVGAADILSAARPGARRETLEAYIKRLEKLEEICDSFDGVEKSYAIQAGREVRIIVRPEEVGDAEAARLAREITKKIENQLDYPGHIKVTVIRETRAVEYAK; encoded by the coding sequence ATGCCGGATATATCCATCCTGGTTGCCAGCCTGATCGCGGGCCTGATCGGCGCTGGCCTCGGTTACTGGGGGCGGAAACTGACGGCGGAGGCGCGGATCGGCAGTGCGGAAAAGGAAGCCGAGCGCATCGTCCAAAATGCCCTTCAGGAAGCCGAGGCAGTGAAAAAGGAAAAGGTGTTGGAGGCCCGCGACGAGGCCCACGCGCTTCGCGCGGAAGCGGAGCGGGAAATCCGGGAAGAGCGGAATGAATTGCACCGTCTGGAGCGGCGTCTGATGCAGAAGGAAGAGGCTCTCGACCGCAAGCAGGATTCCCTGGAGCGCCGCGAGGACGTTCTCAATAAAAAGGAACGGGAAGTCCAAGAGCTGCTGAAAAAGGCCGAAGAGCTGAAACAGGAGCAGACGAAGGAGCTGGAGCGCATCTCTGGATTGACCGTCGAGGAGGCGCGGCAAAAGATCCTGTCCCGGGTGGAACACGAAATGCGCCACGAGACGGCACAGATGATCAAGGAGATGGAGCAGCAGGCGAAAGAGGAAGCGGACAAGCGGGCGCGCAACATATTGTCGTTGGCCATCCAGCGCTGCGCCGCCGATCATGTGGCGGAATCCACCGTTTCCGTTGTCACCCTTCCCAATGACGAGATGAAGGGGCGGATCATCGGCCGGGAGGGGCGGAATATCCGAACCCTGGAAACGCTGACGGGGATCGATCTGATCATTGACGACACTCCGGAAGCGGTCATTTTGTCCGGTTTTGATCCGATCCGCCGGGAGGTTGCCCGGGTCGCCCTGGAGAAATTGGTGGCTGACGGGCGGATTCATCCGGCGCGGATTGAGGAAATGGTGGAAAAGGCCCGGCGGGAAGTGGATGAGCGGATCCGGGAGTACGGAGAGCAGGCCACCTTTGAAACCGGTGTTCACGGATTGCATCCCGATCTGATCAAGATTTTGGGGCGCCTGAAGTTCCGGACGAGTTACGGGCAAAACGTGCTGAAACATTCGATCGAAGTGGCCCATTTGGCGGGATTGCTGGCGGCGGAGCTGGGAGAAGACGTGGTGCTGGCCAAGCGGGCGGGGCTTCTCCACGACATCGGGAAAGCGATCGATCACGAAGTGGAAGGGTCGCACGTGGAGATCGGCATCGAGCTGGCTAAAAAGTACAATGAACACCCCGCCGTGATCAACGGAATCGCTTCCCATCACGGCGATGTGGAGGCGACCTGCGTCATCGCCGTCTTGGTCGGCGCGGCGGATATTCTGTCAGCGGCACGACCGGGAGCGCGCCGGGAGACTTTGGAGGCATACATCAAGCGGTTGGAAAAGCTGGAAGAAATATGCGATTCCTTCGATGGGGTCGAAAAATCGTATGCCATTCAGGCGGGCCGGGAAGTCCGCATTATCGTTCGGCCGGAGGAAGTGGGGGATGCCGAAGCGGCCCGCCTGGCCCGGGAGATTACCAAGAAGATCGAAAATCAGCTGGACTATCCCGGTCACATCAAGGTTACCGTGATCCGGGAGACCAGGGCAGTGGAATATGCCAAATGA
- a CDS encoding ATPase yields MERSEELNRLDRALAEAERKWERLEGKRQELERQYRLVRSEWEELKKKRDLYEKVRVLLQTAAEHARAQAKEQMETLVTNALQYVFGPMFRFEIELADHGGKPHAEFYVVTEWEGQKVRTKPQEARGGGIVDITSLALRVAFMESFRPRPEGPLILDEPGKHVSSEYVIPMLEFLKSTGDMFGRQIILVTHNPHLTEGAEQVFQVGLRSGRTVVTPLRLLDNGIN; encoded by the coding sequence ATGGAACGAAGTGAGGAGCTCAACCGGTTGGATCGGGCGCTGGCGGAAGCCGAGCGGAAGTGGGAACGCCTGGAAGGGAAGCGGCAGGAGTTGGAGCGGCAGTACCGCTTAGTTCGGAGCGAATGGGAGGAGCTCAAGAAGAAGCGGGATCTTTACGAAAAGGTCCGCGTCCTTTTGCAGACGGCGGCCGAGCACGCCCGCGCCCAGGCGAAGGAACAGATGGAAACCCTGGTGACCAACGCCCTCCAGTATGTGTTCGGCCCCATGTTTCGCTTTGAGATTGAACTGGCGGATCACGGGGGAAAACCCCACGCCGAGTTTTACGTGGTCACGGAGTGGGAGGGGCAAAAGGTTCGAACCAAGCCCCAGGAGGCCCGGGGAGGGGGGATCGTCGACATCACTTCCCTGGCCCTTAGGGTGGCATTCATGGAATCTTTCCGCCCGCGCCCCGAGGGGCCGCTGATTTTGGATGAGCCTGGAAAACACGTCAGTTCCGAATATGTCATCCCCATGTTGGAATTTCTCAAGTCGACGGGGGACATGTTCGGCCGGCAGATCATATTGGTGACCCACAACCCGCATCTCACGGAAGGGGCCGAGCAGGTGTTTCAAGTCGGCCTCAGGTCCGGGCGGACGGTGGTGACCCCGCTCCGTCTCCTTGACAACGGGATAAATTAA